The Pan troglodytes isolate AG18354 chromosome 1, NHGRI_mPanTro3-v2.0_pri, whole genome shotgun sequence genome includes a region encoding these proteins:
- the TMEM39B gene encoding transmembrane protein 39B isoform X5 produces MYIPFLQLNCDLRKTSLFNHMASMGPREAVSGLAKSRDYLLTLRETWKQHTRQLYGPDAMPTHACCLSPSLIRSEVEFLKMDFNWRMKEVLVSSMLSAYYVAFVPVWFVKNTHYYDKRWSCELFLLVSISTSVILMQHLLPASYCDLLHKAAAHLGCWQKVDPALCSNVLQHPWTEECMWPQGVLVKHSKNVYKAVGHYNVAIPSDVSHFRFHFFFSKPLRILNILLLLEGAVIVYQLYSLMSSEKWHQTISLALILFSNYYAFFKLLRDRLVLGKAYSYSASPQRDLDHRFS; encoded by the exons ATGTACATTCCGTTCCTGCAGCTGAATTGCGACCTCCGCAAGACAAGCCTCTTCAACCACATGGCCTCCATGGGGCCCCGGGAGGCGGTCAGTGGCCTGGCAAAGAGCCGGGACTACCTCCTGACACTGCGGGAGACGTGGAAGCAGCACACAAGACAGCTGTATGGCCCGGACGCCATGCCCACCCATGCCTGCTGCCTGTCGCCCAGCCTCATCCGCAGTGAGGTGGAGTTCCTCAAGATGGACTTCAACTGGCGCATGAAGGAAGTGCTCGTCAGCTCCATGCTGAGCGCCTACTATGTGGCCTTTGTGCCTGTCTGGTTCGTGAAG AACACACATTACTATGACAAGCGCTGGTCCTGTGAACTCTTCCTGCTGGTGTCCATCAGCACCTCCGTGATCCTCATGCAGCACCTGCTGCCTGCCAGCTACTGTGACCTGCTGCACAAGGCCGCCGCCCATCTGGGCTGTTGGCAGAAGGTGGACCCAGCGCTGTGCTCCAACGTGCTGCAGCACCC GTGGACTGAAGAATGCATGTGGCCGCAGGGCGTGCTGGTGAAGCACAGCAAGAACGTCTACAAAGCCGTAGGCCACTACAACGTGGCTATCCCCTCTGACGTCTCCCACTTCCGCTTCCAT TTCTTTTTCAGCAAACCCCTGCGGATCCTCAACATCCTCCTGCTGCTGGAGGGCGCTGTCATTGTCTATCAGCTGTACTCCCTAATGTCCTCTGAAAAGTGGCACCAGACCATCTCGCTGGCCCTCATCCTCTTCAGCAACTACTATGCCTTCTTCAAGCTGCTCCGGGACCGCTTGGTATTGGGCAAGGCCTACTCATACTCTGCTAGCCCCCAGAGAGACCTGGACCACCGTTTCTCCTGA